A stretch of the Bacillus anthracis str. Vollum genome encodes the following:
- a CDS encoding DUF3906 family protein, with amino-acid sequence MDLYRFEAVLENSIVPIVVVVAESEEKAFKMAEIELEKHFLPLPEVKEIALFEKKKIRKSAAFVIHE; translated from the coding sequence ATGGATTTATATCGATTTGAAGCTGTATTAGAGAATAGTATTGTTCCAATTGTTGTTGTTGTTGCTGAAAGTGAAGAAAAGGCATTTAAGATGGCGGAGATTGAGCTTGAAAAACATTTTTTACCGTTACCAGAGGTAAAGGAGATTGCTTTATTTGAAAAAAAGAAGATTCGAAAAAGCGCGGCCTTTGTTATTCATGAGTAA
- the gltP gene encoding glutamate/aspartate:proton symporter GltP → MKRIGLAWQILIGLALGIAVGAIFFDNPAVVKYLQPIGDIFIRLIKMIVVPIVVASIVVGVAGVGDVKKLGRLGGKTIIYFEIITTIAIIVGLLIANIFQPGKGVNMEQLTKTDISKYTHTTEQVQSHSFADTFVNIVPTNIMKSLADGDMLAIIFFSVLFGLGVAAIGERGRPVLQFFQGVADAMFYVTNQVMKFAPFGVFALIGVTVSTFGLASLIPLGKLLIVVYGAMIFFVVVVLGLTAKIFGINIFQFFKILKDELILAYSTASSETVLPKIMEKMEKFGCPKAITSFVIPTGYSFNLDGSTLYQAIAAIFLAQMYGIDLSITEQITLLLVLMVTSKGIAGVPGVSFVVLLATLGTVGIPAEGLAFIAGIDRILDMARTAVNVVGNSLAAVVMSKWEGQYDAEKGQAYLKEISNKQAA, encoded by the coding sequence ATGAAAAGAATAGGACTTGCATGGCAAATATTAATAGGACTTGCGCTTGGTATTGCAGTTGGGGCGATTTTCTTTGATAATCCAGCGGTTGTGAAATATTTACAACCAATTGGTGATATTTTCATCCGATTAATTAAAATGATCGTTGTACCGATTGTTGTAGCAAGTATTGTTGTTGGGGTTGCTGGTGTTGGTGATGTTAAAAAATTAGGCCGACTAGGCGGAAAAACAATTATTTACTTTGAAATTATTACAACAATTGCAATTATTGTCGGTCTATTAATTGCGAATATTTTCCAACCAGGAAAAGGCGTAAATATGGAGCAGTTAACAAAGACAGACATTTCGAAATATACACATACGACAGAGCAAGTACAAAGTCATTCATTTGCAGATACATTTGTAAATATTGTTCCAACGAACATTATGAAGTCATTAGCTGACGGAGATATGCTTGCTATTATCTTCTTCTCAGTATTATTTGGTTTAGGTGTAGCAGCAATTGGTGAAAGAGGAAGACCGGTTCTTCAATTTTTCCAAGGTGTAGCTGATGCAATGTTTTACGTAACGAACCAAGTTATGAAATTTGCACCATTTGGTGTGTTCGCATTGATTGGTGTTACAGTATCTACATTCGGTTTAGCTTCATTAATTCCGTTAGGGAAATTATTAATTGTAGTATACGGGGCAATGATTTTCTTCGTTGTAGTTGTCTTAGGACTTACAGCGAAAATATTTGGAATTAACATTTTCCAATTCTTTAAAATTTTAAAAGACGAACTGATCTTAGCGTATTCAACAGCAAGTTCAGAAACAGTTTTACCGAAAATTATGGAGAAAATGGAGAAGTTCGGTTGTCCGAAAGCAATTACATCTTTCGTTATTCCGACAGGTTATTCATTTAACTTAGATGGATCAACTTTATATCAAGCAATTGCAGCTATTTTCTTAGCGCAAATGTACGGTATTGATTTATCTATTACAGAACAAATTACATTATTACTTGTATTAATGGTTACATCAAAAGGTATCGCAGGTGTACCGGGCGTATCATTCGTTGTATTATTAGCGACACTTGGTACAGTAGGTATTCCAGCTGAAGGCTTAGCCTTCATCGCCGGTATTGACCGTATTTTAGATATGGCTCGTACAGCAGTTAACGTTGTAGGTAACTCTTTAGCAGCTGTAGTTATGTCTAAGTGGGAAGGTCAATATGACGCTGAAAAAGGACAAGCTTATTTGAAAGAAATTTCTAATAAGCAAGCAGCTTAA
- the liaF gene encoding cell wall-active antibiotics response protein LiaF, which translates to MKKHFSKTQLMGMLLIIFGFGLFLDMILGHFEPGGLIFAFIMLMFGRHYRKKNRYVRGNVFLFVGGIVFLFFLFSSAAFVLVVFACLALIGYQLIQQGHKQKAMKVEIKEKGIIDEEKQIYRTEPYLKNMFVGNVRMMDHIYELEDINVQYGACDVEIDLTTAMIPEGETVIVIRGVVGNIRLYVPYDIELSLNHSVIVGRVLLPGHEETGFNRNVTFRTEQYKEAPRRIKIISSLVVGDTEVRKV; encoded by the coding sequence ATGAAGAAGCATTTTTCAAAAACACAATTAATGGGGATGCTCCTCATCATATTTGGATTCGGTCTTTTTCTTGATATGATACTTGGACATTTTGAACCAGGTGGTCTTATTTTTGCATTTATTATGCTTATGTTTGGAAGGCATTATCGTAAAAAGAATCGTTATGTACGGGGAAATGTATTTTTATTTGTTGGTGGTATCGTATTTTTATTCTTCTTATTTTCATCAGCAGCATTTGTTCTTGTCGTATTTGCTTGTTTAGCTTTAATTGGTTATCAATTGATTCAACAAGGACATAAGCAAAAGGCAATGAAGGTTGAAATTAAAGAAAAAGGGATTATAGACGAAGAGAAGCAAATATATCGTACAGAACCATATTTAAAAAACATGTTTGTAGGTAATGTACGAATGATGGATCATATTTATGAACTTGAGGATATTAATGTTCAATATGGTGCTTGTGATGTGGAAATAGATTTAACAACTGCTATGATTCCTGAAGGGGAGACGGTAATTGTTATTCGGGGTGTCGTTGGTAATATTCGTTTATATGTGCCATATGATATTGAACTGTCTTTAAATCATTCTGTTATTGTCGGACGTGTGCTCTTGCCAGGTCATGAGGAGACAGGGTTTAACCGTAATGTTACATTTAGAACAGAGCAGTATAAAGAGGCTCCTCGTCGTATTAAAATTATTTCTTCGCTTGTCGTAGGCGATACGGAAGTGAGGAAAGTATAA
- a CDS encoding murein hydrolase activator EnvC family protein, whose protein sequence is MKKKFAAFSVLAAGTIFVSPLLSPAYAETNQDKLSNIQSELEGKQNDLQNKSAEKEQIEKEIQELQKKIDDLTTSINKNEAELNDTKKEISKTQQVIAEKKKHIEQLQTNIDTRQEVIKQRLQSMQEKPRTNIITEVLTTSTNIADLVDNMYSVSLILNNDTDIVKKQTTDQNAVTKEKEAVEKKEQELKEAEQKLVHKQQELQTNQQQQQTFISDLHTKVAKVDSEIEGLEESKGILENQRQAVQKAIEEEKRAEEARKAEEARKQATTSAQKAQAAPTPHDTNIGGFIKPAAGSKTSGFGVRSIDNHKGIDIAASGTVPIIAAADGVVIRSELSSSYGNVVYLSHRINGKTYTTVYAHMSSRSVSNGQTVKQGTQLGFMGNTGQSYGQHLHFELHLGEWNVGKTNAVDPSPYIGL, encoded by the coding sequence ATGAAAAAGAAATTTGCAGCGTTCAGCGTTTTAGCAGCAGGAACAATTTTTGTTTCTCCATTACTATCACCCGCATACGCTGAAACGAATCAAGATAAATTATCTAATATTCAATCTGAATTAGAAGGAAAACAAAATGACTTACAAAATAAATCAGCCGAGAAAGAACAAATAGAAAAGGAAATTCAAGAATTACAAAAGAAAATCGACGATTTAACTACTTCTATTAATAAAAACGAGGCTGAATTAAACGATACAAAAAAAGAAATTAGTAAAACACAACAAGTAATCGCTGAAAAAAAGAAACATATAGAGCAATTACAAACAAACATAGATACACGCCAGGAAGTTATTAAGCAACGTTTGCAATCTATGCAAGAAAAACCTCGCACAAATATTATTACAGAGGTATTAACAACTTCTACAAACATCGCTGATCTTGTTGATAATATGTACTCTGTAAGTTTAATTTTAAACAACGATACCGATATCGTGAAAAAACAAACAACTGACCAAAATGCTGTAACGAAAGAAAAAGAGGCGGTTGAGAAAAAAGAGCAAGAATTAAAAGAAGCTGAACAGAAATTAGTTCACAAACAACAAGAGTTGCAAACGAATCAGCAACAGCAGCAAACCTTTATTAGCGATCTACATACGAAAGTAGCAAAAGTAGATTCAGAGATTGAAGGATTAGAAGAATCTAAAGGTATTTTAGAAAATCAGCGTCAAGCTGTTCAAAAAGCAATTGAAGAAGAAAAACGTGCAGAAGAAGCCCGTAAGGCAGAAGAAGCTCGTAAACAAGCTACTACATCTGCTCAAAAAGCTCAAGCAGCTCCAACACCACACGATACAAATATTGGCGGCTTTATTAAACCAGCAGCCGGATCAAAAACTTCTGGGTTTGGCGTGCGTTCTATAGATAACCATAAAGGAATCGATATCGCAGCTTCAGGAACCGTTCCGATTATTGCCGCTGCAGATGGCGTTGTTATTCGCTCAGAATTATCTTCTAGTTATGGAAATGTTGTGTACTTATCTCACCGTATTAACGGAAAAACATACACAACAGTATATGCTCATATGAGTAGCCGTTCTGTATCAAATGGACAAACTGTAAAACAAGGAACACAACTTGGATTTATGGGGAACACTGGTCAATCATACGGACAGCATTTACACTTCGAACTTCACCTTGGAGAATGGAACGTCGGCAAGACAAACGCAGTTGATCCATCTCCTTATATCGGATTATAG
- a CDS encoding PspA/IM30 family protein — protein sequence MKQSLFGRVRDAILADFHNVLDEKERKKPIAMLNQYLRDSEREITKIEKLIQRHKTLKSNFARELEQARYFVNKRSKQALIAQEAGELQLHERALEEVAYYEGQVTRLEEMYAGVVEQIDELERRLSEMKNKLKEMHAKRMELMARENMAHANRRMNTAMHKMDENNPFLRFEEIEEHIRDLETRMNDEHERDTFDMKIAKLEREMKEKNDVSLTKELTK from the coding sequence ATGAAACAATCTTTATTCGGACGTGTACGCGATGCAATTTTAGCAGATTTTCATAATGTATTAGATGAGAAAGAAAGAAAAAAACCAATTGCTATGTTAAACCAATATTTACGCGATAGTGAGCGTGAAATAACAAAAATTGAGAAGTTAATTCAGCGTCATAAAACATTAAAATCGAACTTTGCTCGTGAACTTGAGCAAGCTCGTTATTTCGTAAATAAAAGATCAAAGCAAGCGCTTATCGCTCAAGAAGCAGGCGAATTACAACTACATGAGCGTGCATTAGAAGAAGTAGCTTACTATGAAGGGCAAGTAACTCGATTAGAAGAAATGTATGCAGGTGTTGTAGAGCAAATTGATGAGTTAGAGCGTCGTCTTTCTGAAATGAAAAATAAATTAAAAGAAATGCACGCAAAACGTATGGAATTAATGGCACGTGAAAATATGGCACATGCAAATCGTCGTATGAATACTGCGATGCATAAAATGGATGAAAATAATCCATTCTTACGCTTTGAAGAAATTGAAGAGCATATTCGTGACTTAGAAACTCGTATGAATGATGAGCATGAACGTGACACATTTGATATGAAAATTGCAAAACTTGAGCGTGAAATGAAAGAAAAGAACGATGTATCGTTAACGAAAGAGTTAACAAAATAA
- a CDS encoding sodium-dependent transporter: MKETQQWTSKIGFVLAAAGAAVGLGAIWKFPYVAGNGGGGAFFLVFLLLTLFIGMPLLLAEFVIGRSTQKEAVTAYKVLVPNSKLYPWIGRMGVVTCFSVLSFYSVVGGWILLYLYYSITGSFWNGVVDYGKLFNETISNPLSAIGAQFIFMLCTIFVVSKGVEKGIEKASKYMMPLLFILFIAIIVRALTLDGAFAGVEFFLKPDFSKLTADTVLYAMGQSFFSLTVGASVMVTYSSYLKKEEHLAKSATSIVSLTVFITVLAGLAIFPAIFALGVKPTEGPGLLFIVLPAVFAKIPFGQFFFIMFLVLFFFATLTSAISMLEIVVASVAKDNEKKRPSASLLIGILIFAVGIPSALSFGIMSDVKIFGKTFFDFVDFVVSNVLLPLGVLAISLFVPNKMSKEMLMKELEVTETKGKTLFNIWFFLLRYVIPVTVIIVFLNAIGVFKMFA; the protein is encoded by the coding sequence ATGAAAGAAACACAGCAATGGACGTCGAAAATAGGATTTGTACTCGCAGCAGCCGGAGCCGCAGTAGGTCTTGGTGCGATATGGAAATTTCCATATGTTGCAGGTAATGGCGGGGGAGGCGCATTCTTCCTTGTATTTTTACTATTAACTTTATTTATAGGTATGCCGCTTCTATTAGCTGAATTTGTTATTGGACGTAGTACGCAAAAAGAGGCAGTTACAGCGTATAAAGTATTGGTGCCAAATAGCAAGTTATATCCTTGGATTGGTCGTATGGGAGTTGTTACTTGTTTTAGTGTACTATCTTTTTATAGTGTTGTAGGTGGATGGATTTTACTGTATTTATACTATAGTATTACAGGAAGCTTCTGGAATGGTGTTGTTGATTACGGAAAATTGTTTAATGAAACGATTTCAAATCCGCTAAGTGCGATTGGAGCACAATTTATCTTTATGCTTTGTACGATTTTTGTTGTAAGTAAAGGTGTAGAGAAAGGGATAGAAAAAGCAAGTAAGTATATGATGCCGCTATTATTTATTTTATTTATTGCGATCATTGTTCGTGCATTAACACTTGATGGTGCTTTTGCAGGAGTAGAGTTCTTTTTAAAACCTGATTTTTCAAAACTAACAGCAGATACGGTTTTATACGCGATGGGACAATCTTTCTTCTCGCTCACAGTAGGTGCCTCAGTAATGGTAACGTATAGTTCGTATTTGAAGAAAGAAGAACATTTAGCGAAATCAGCAACATCTATTGTAAGTTTAACTGTTTTTATTACAGTACTTGCAGGATTAGCAATTTTCCCGGCGATTTTCGCATTAGGCGTTAAGCCGACTGAAGGACCAGGACTACTGTTTATCGTCCTTCCAGCAGTATTTGCGAAAATACCATTTGGACAATTTTTCTTCATTATGTTTTTAGTTTTATTCTTCTTTGCAACATTAACATCTGCGATTTCCATGCTTGAAATTGTAGTAGCATCTGTTGCGAAAGATAATGAGAAAAAACGTCCGTCAGCATCATTATTAATCGGTATTCTTATTTTTGCAGTCGGAATTCCGTCAGCATTATCGTTTGGCATTATGAGTGATGTGAAAATATTTGGGAAGACATTCTTTGATTTCGTCGATTTTGTGGTAAGTAATGTATTATTGCCACTCGGAGTACTAGCCATTTCGCTATTCGTACCAAATAAAATGAGTAAAGAAATGTTAATGAAAGAATTAGAAGTTACGGAAACGAAAGGAAAAACATTATTTAATATTTGGTTCTTCTTGCTTCGTTATGTTATTCCAGTAACTGTAATTATTGTATTTTTAAATGCGATAGGCGTATTTAAAATGTTTGCATAA
- a CDS encoding sensor histidine kinase, with amino-acid sequence MKKQKNISCMYIRYSMLSSVSIALICTIVYVWKSEQQVYDLLWKESIASVPIGLFIMTTSLLIGGIVGYAIGYYIEQRIQGLNTFLFEVERGNFPSDVSFTADDEFHEVERKVIVLARRLEEQAGLFQKVTNERAHWNEEMRQEAISQERHRLARELHDSVSQQLFAMSMMMSAINEQVAEIPETTKKQLQLVENMVVNAQSEMRALLLHLRPVQLEGKKLTEGIEELLTELSRKQHMKIEWLIEPIQLKKGVEDHLFRIVQEALSNTLRHAKAKKTEVRLRKIEQYAILKIIDDGVGFKVGVNKAGSYGLRSMQERVHEIGGTLKVLSFPNKGTQIEVKVPIMIERGGES; translated from the coding sequence ATGAAGAAACAAAAAAATATTTCGTGCATGTATATTCGTTATTCTATGTTGTCCTCAGTTAGTATCGCACTCATTTGTACAATTGTATATGTATGGAAAAGCGAGCAACAAGTGTATGATTTATTATGGAAGGAATCCATCGCTTCTGTTCCAATTGGCTTGTTTATTATGACTACAAGTTTACTTATCGGGGGAATTGTAGGATATGCAATCGGTTACTATATAGAGCAGCGTATACAAGGGTTAAATACGTTTCTATTTGAAGTGGAGCGAGGGAATTTTCCGAGCGATGTTTCGTTTACTGCAGATGATGAATTTCATGAAGTGGAACGAAAAGTAATCGTTTTGGCTCGTCGATTAGAGGAGCAAGCTGGACTCTTTCAAAAAGTAACGAATGAACGAGCTCATTGGAATGAAGAGATGAGACAAGAAGCGATTTCCCAAGAAAGGCATCGATTGGCGAGGGAGCTGCATGATTCTGTAAGTCAGCAGCTTTTTGCAATGTCGATGATGATGTCGGCTATTAATGAACAAGTAGCTGAAATTCCAGAAACGACGAAAAAGCAGTTGCAGCTTGTTGAAAATATGGTTGTAAATGCACAATCAGAGATGAGAGCATTGCTTCTTCATTTACGCCCAGTGCAGTTAGAAGGTAAGAAACTAACAGAGGGTATAGAAGAATTATTAACAGAACTGTCTAGAAAGCAACATATGAAAATTGAATGGTTAATTGAACCGATTCAATTAAAAAAAGGTGTAGAAGATCACTTATTCCGCATTGTACAAGAGGCGCTGTCTAATACTTTACGGCATGCGAAAGCAAAGAAAACGGAAGTACGTTTACGCAAAATTGAGCAATATGCAATATTGAAAATTATTGATGATGGTGTAGGTTTTAAAGTAGGAGTGAATAAGGCTGGTTCTTACGGATTAAGATCAATGCAAGAGCGAGTTCATGAAATTGGTGGTACATTAAAAGTGCTTAGTTTTCCAAATAAAGGTACACAAATAGAAGTAAAAGTACCGATTATGATTGAGAGAGGGGGAGAATCATGA
- a CDS encoding Na+/H+ antiporter NhaC family protein — protein sequence MKETRGNGLALLPLGIFLALFIGSGIITGDFYKLPILVAISIAVGVALAMNRKESFHVKVERFAKGAGNPDIMIMVLIFVLAGAFSETAKGMGGVDSTVNLALSILPQGFIIAGIFVIGAFISLAMGTSMGTIAALAPIAVGISGQTDISIALAMATVVGGAMFGDNLSFISDTTIAAVRSQGTEMKDKFKTNFLIVLPAAIITIVLLVILTLGSDTQVKAHSFDLIKILPYAGVLITALLGWNVLIVLTGGTVLSGVIGLLDGSYTLESFFKSVTTGMGGMMELVLLAILIGGMVELIQYNGGIQYLMNLLTRNIRSKKGAEFGIAGLVGMTNMCTANNTISIIFTGPLAKNIADQYEIDPRKSASVLDLFSCCVQGLIPYGAQMLTAAGFAALSPIELLPYAFYPILVGVCGIISILIGFPRFSKVTEKKEYHKTA from the coding sequence TTGAAAGAAACGAGAGGAAATGGTTTGGCTTTATTACCACTTGGGATATTTTTGGCGCTATTTATAGGTTCTGGAATTATTACAGGTGATTTCTATAAATTGCCGATACTTGTAGCAATTTCAATTGCTGTAGGAGTTGCTTTAGCGATGAATCGTAAAGAAAGCTTTCATGTCAAAGTAGAAAGATTTGCTAAAGGTGCAGGAAACCCAGATATTATGATTATGGTTCTAATCTTTGTACTTGCAGGAGCATTTTCTGAAACGGCAAAAGGGATGGGCGGCGTTGATTCTACAGTTAACTTAGCGTTATCAATTTTACCGCAAGGATTTATTATAGCTGGGATTTTTGTTATAGGGGCATTTATTTCATTAGCAATGGGAACTTCAATGGGAACAATTGCCGCATTAGCACCGATTGCTGTAGGTATTAGTGGGCAAACTGATATCTCCATTGCGCTTGCCATGGCTACCGTTGTTGGCGGGGCGATGTTTGGTGATAATTTATCATTTATTTCAGATACAACAATCGCAGCTGTACGTTCACAAGGAACAGAAATGAAAGATAAGTTTAAAACGAACTTTTTAATTGTATTACCAGCGGCTATTATTACAATTGTACTATTAGTAATTCTTACTTTAGGAAGCGACACGCAAGTTAAAGCGCATAGCTTTGACTTGATAAAGATTTTACCGTATGCAGGAGTACTTATTACAGCGCTACTTGGTTGGAATGTACTGATTGTATTAACTGGTGGAACTGTACTATCTGGGGTTATCGGTCTTTTAGATGGAAGTTACACGTTAGAGAGCTTCTTTAAAAGTGTAACCACTGGAATGGGCGGCATGATGGAGTTAGTATTACTCGCTATTTTAATTGGCGGTATGGTTGAATTAATCCAATATAATGGTGGTATTCAATATTTAATGAATCTTTTAACGCGTAACATTCGTTCTAAAAAAGGAGCAGAGTTCGGTATCGCTGGTTTAGTAGGGATGACGAATATGTGTACAGCAAATAATACGATTTCTATTATCTTTACAGGCCCACTTGCAAAAAACATTGCAGATCAATATGAAATTGATCCTCGTAAATCAGCGAGTGTATTAGATCTTTTCTCATGCTGTGTGCAAGGATTAATTCCGTATGGTGCACAAATGTTAACAGCAGCAGGATTTGCGGCGTTATCTCCAATTGAATTGTTACCATATGCGTTTTATCCGATCTTAGTTGGAGTATGTGGAATCATTTCTATATTAATTGGTTTCCCGAGGTTTTCTAAAGTAACGGAAAAGAAAGAGTATCATAAAACAGCATAA
- the cobA gene encoding uroporphyrinogen-III C-methyltransferase — translation MGKVYIVGAGPGDPDLITVKGLKCIEKADVILYDRLVNKELLSYAKPEADLIYCGKLPNYHTMKQETINTFLIKYAKKGKIVTRLKGGDPFVFGRGGEEAEALAKQGVPFEIVPGISAGIAAPAYAGIPVTHRDASASFAIVTGHRKEDAAEEVKWGNLAKGVETLAVYMGVSNLPYICEQLMKHGKDKSTPAAIIERGTTSMQRTVVGTLGTIVDVAKKEQIQNPSMIVIGEVVRFREKIHWFEKQTESTYQVSGVL, via the coding sequence ATGGGAAAAGTATATATCGTTGGGGCGGGCCCTGGGGATCCAGATTTAATTACTGTGAAAGGATTGAAATGTATTGAGAAGGCAGATGTTATTTTGTACGACCGTCTTGTAAATAAAGAATTGCTTTCCTATGCAAAGCCTGAAGCGGATTTAATTTATTGCGGAAAACTACCAAATTATCACACGATGAAGCAAGAGACAATTAACACGTTTCTTATTAAATATGCGAAAAAAGGAAAAATTGTAACGAGACTTAAGGGTGGGGATCCATTTGTATTTGGTAGAGGGGGAGAAGAGGCCGAAGCGTTAGCAAAGCAAGGTGTACCATTTGAAATTGTTCCTGGTATTTCAGCTGGAATAGCTGCACCAGCTTATGCGGGTATTCCAGTGACACATCGTGATGCAAGTGCAAGCTTTGCTATTGTGACAGGGCATCGAAAAGAAGATGCTGCAGAGGAAGTGAAATGGGGAAATTTAGCGAAAGGTGTAGAGACTTTAGCAGTATATATGGGGGTTAGCAATTTACCCTATATATGTGAACAACTGATGAAGCATGGAAAAGATAAAAGTACGCCTGCCGCTATTATTGAGCGGGGAACTACATCTATGCAGCGCACAGTTGTTGGGACGTTAGGGACAATTGTAGATGTTGCGAAAAAAGAACAAATTCAAAATCCGAGCATGATTGTAATTGGAGAAGTCGTCCGTTTTAGAGAAAAAATCCATTGGTTTGAAAAGCAGACAGAAAGTACGTATCAAGTAAGTGGAGTGTTATAA
- a CDS encoding DUF402 domain-containing protein: MKRKYGDGSSWKRLIERNYTVKQIEEGMLGILEIKKVREPSYKEYDGKELCIACNQYTWIQYFIDGKNFAITAMLDNQKTLVQYYIDVAKEYEIDDRGLPYFDDLYLDVVLLPNGKMYVLDEDELEDAYKSGDVTKEEYELAWYTTKWIIAAIKNSEFYWISILEEEIKKLK, translated from the coding sequence ATGAAACGTAAATATGGTGACGGTTCTTCGTGGAAGCGACTAATAGAAAGGAATTATACGGTTAAGCAGATAGAAGAGGGAATGCTAGGAATACTGGAAATAAAAAAGGTGAGAGAACCTAGTTATAAAGAATATGATGGTAAGGAACTTTGTATTGCTTGTAATCAGTATACGTGGATTCAGTATTTCATAGATGGGAAAAACTTTGCGATTACCGCTATGTTAGATAATCAGAAAACATTAGTGCAATATTATATCGATGTGGCGAAAGAATATGAAATAGACGACCGTGGTTTACCGTATTTTGATGATTTATATTTAGATGTAGTATTATTACCGAATGGTAAAATGTATGTATTGGATGAAGATGAGTTAGAGGATGCTTATAAAAGTGGCGATGTTACAAAAGAAGAGTATGAGTTAGCTTGGTACACTACAAAGTGGATTATAGCTGCAATAAAAAATAGTGAATTTTATTGGATTTCAATATTGGAAGAAGAAATCAAAAAGTTAAAATGA
- a CDS encoding sirohydrochlorin chelatase, giving the protein MKAILYICHGSRLKAAKEEAVAFITSCMNRVEVSIQEICFLELASPTIDEGFRTCVKRGATEIIVIPVFLLAAGHVKKDIPFELEKLNNQYPSIKVTYGNPFGVSEALIKSVYSGSGIEQENKNEVTLLLVARGSSDPEVLRDINWIASLFQKEEKIKKVEVCYLAAAEPKFEEKLKEVVERKEKNIVVLPYLLFTGLLMKHIEKEVRQYELDEIKISPYLGKNEAFQYMLIQKTKKLLKGDQYVSTYSAS; this is encoded by the coding sequence ATGAAAGCCATCTTATATATATGTCATGGAAGTCGCTTGAAAGCAGCTAAAGAAGAAGCGGTTGCATTTATTACGTCATGTATGAACCGTGTAGAGGTAAGTATTCAAGAAATTTGTTTTTTAGAGTTAGCGAGTCCAACTATTGATGAAGGGTTCCGTACATGTGTGAAGCGTGGTGCTACAGAGATTATCGTTATTCCAGTTTTTTTATTAGCAGCAGGTCATGTAAAAAAAGATATTCCGTTTGAATTGGAAAAGTTAAATAATCAATATCCAAGTATTAAAGTGACCTATGGTAATCCATTTGGCGTATCAGAAGCACTTATAAAATCAGTGTATAGCGGAAGTGGCATTGAACAGGAAAATAAGAATGAAGTGACGTTACTTCTCGTTGCAAGAGGGAGCAGTGATCCTGAAGTATTAAGAGATATAAACTGGATTGCTTCTTTATTTCAAAAGGAAGAGAAGATTAAGAAAGTAGAAGTTTGTTACTTAGCGGCTGCCGAGCCGAAATTTGAGGAGAAGTTAAAGGAAGTTGTAGAACGAAAAGAAAAGAATATCGTTGTGCTGCCTTACTTGTTATTTACAGGTTTACTTATGAAACATATTGAAAAAGAAGTGCGCCAATATGAGCTAGATGAGATAAAAATAAGTCCGTATTTAGGAAAGAATGAAGCGTTTCAGTATATGTTAATTCAGAAAACGAAGAAATTATTGAAGGGAGATCAATATGTATCCACTTACAGTGCGAGTTGA
- a CDS encoding NAD(P)-binding protein: MYPLTVRVEKKRVVVIGGGKVAGFKIIPLLKQGADIVVVSPELDANLVKLVEEKKIRWYQREYEKSDINGAFLVVAASSDAVLNEKVAEDTAENQLVNVITNPESGNVHFPAAFHRGLLNIAVSTGGASPKLAKKIRDDIANKYDEAYESYLDFLYEVRIKVKELQIEKRERNILLQEVLKSIYVQNEQKRELFLQELERRVHIG; this comes from the coding sequence ATGTATCCACTTACAGTGCGAGTTGAGAAGAAACGTGTTGTTGTCATTGGTGGAGGGAAAGTTGCGGGATTTAAAATTATTCCTTTGCTAAAACAAGGTGCAGATATAGTTGTGGTAAGTCCTGAATTGGATGCGAATTTAGTGAAACTTGTAGAAGAAAAGAAAATTCGTTGGTATCAAAGAGAATATGAAAAAAGTGATATTAATGGTGCTTTTTTAGTTGTAGCCGCGAGTAGTGATGCCGTATTGAACGAAAAGGTTGCTGAAGATACGGCAGAAAATCAGCTGGTAAATGTTATTACGAATCCGGAAAGTGGAAATGTTCATTTTCCGGCGGCGTTTCATCGTGGGCTACTTAATATAGCTGTTTCTACCGGGGGAGCGAGTCCGAAACTTGCAAAAAAAATTCGAGATGATATCGCAAATAAATATGATGAGGCGTATGAATCATATCTTGATTTTTTATACGAAGTTAGAATAAAGGTGAAAGAATTACAAATAGAGAAAAGAGAGAGAAATATATTGTTGCAAGAGGTATTGAAGTCAATATATGTTCAAAATGAACAAAAAAGAGAATTGTTTTTACAAGAATTAGAGAGAAGAGTTCATATAGGATGA